The Sphingorhabdus lutea genome segment GACGTGGTTAATCAGGCCAGTTCATTTTATTTGGCCAATCCAAATCGTATTGTGGTCGATGTATCCGGCGCGAATATGGGAAAAATTGGGTCAAAGGATGGCGCATTGGGTGCATTGCGCGTGGGGCAATATGATCCCAATACAGCGCGTATCGTCTTGGATTTGGCCAATCCTGCCATATTGACGCGCGGTGGATTTTCATCTGATGGCAGGAAATTACAGCTGTTTTTCGGCTCTGCGGCGACGGATCAATTTTTTGGCGCCTTAAAACAAAGCCGGATGAATTTCATCCCGCCATTTAATTTTCGCGCGGATAAACCCAAAAAATATGAAGTAAGCGCACCGATATTGCCTGCGGATTCAAAGGGTAAATTGCCAAAAATCTATGGCCCAAATGATACCAGCCTGCCATTGGTGGTGATTGATGCGGGGCATGGTGGGCATGATCCTGGCGCGATTTCGAAATTTGGCGGCGGGCATAAGGAAAAAAATGTTACCTTGGCCATTGCAAAGGCGATTAGGGATGAGCTTATCTCCACCGGGCGCGTGCGTGTTGCATTAACCCGTGATGATGACAGCTTCATTGTGCTTCAAGATAGATATGGCATTGCGCGTAAAATGGATGCCGATTTGTTTATTTCCGTTCATGCCGATGCAGCGGGAAATGAAAGCGCATCGGGTGCCACCGTCTATACTTTATCGGAAGTTGCATCCGACCGAGAGGCGCAAAGATTGGCCGCGCGGGAAAATAAATCCGATATTATCAGCGGGCTGAACCTTGGCGGTGCGGATTCCAGCGTTTCGTCCATTTTAATCGATTTAACACAGCGCGAAACAATGAATGTTTCTGCCGATTTTGCGCGAATTTTCCTGCGTGAAGCGGGGCCAAATGTGCCCTTGCGATCAAATTCGCACCGTTTTGCGTCCTTTGTA includes the following:
- a CDS encoding N-acetylmuramoyl-L-alanine amidase encodes the protein MSMLLSIITSLFFSPQSWAAQLSNVVIDNESVTIEFDDVVNQASSFYLANPNRIVVDVSGANMGKIGSKDGALGALRVGQYDPNTARIVLDLANPAILTRGGFSSDGRKLQLFFGSAATDQFFGALKQSRMNFIPPFNFRADKPKKYEVSAPILPADSKGKLPKIYGPNDTSLPLVVIDAGHGGHDPGAISKFGGGHKEKNVTLAIAKAIRDELISTGRVRVALTRDDDSFIVLQDRYGIARKMDADLFISVHADAAGNESASGATVYTLSEVASDREAQRLAARENKSDIISGLNLGGADSSVSSILIDLTQRETMNVSADFARIFLREAGPNVPLRSNSHRFASFVVLKSPDVPSILLETGYLTNDKDVAFLTSAAGKKAIATSMADAVRAHFARRIAAK